In Synechococcus sp. Nb3U1, one DNA window encodes the following:
- a CDS encoding CobW family GTP-binding protein, with protein MTTTIEVPKRGLPVTIITGFLGSGKTTLLNHILNNQKGMRTAVLVNEFGEISIDSELIVSSEEDLVELNNGCICCTVRGDIAESVVRLMERSDKIDYLVVETTGLADPLPVALTFLGPELRDLTRLDSIVTLVDATNFAPDLFNSDVAYSQIAYGDVILLNKTDLVQEPELQRLEERIREIKEDARILRSTNSAVPLELILDTDLFQASSLPQQEDAHDHHDHAHEHEHCDHPDHDHSRDHSHAHHHHNHIEAEGFNSLAFESDQPFSLDAFQNFLNELPDAVFRAKGVLWFSESPERHIFHLSGRRYTLSSDEWPRQPKNQLVLIGQHLDTAQLREKLQACIARLVTKGKGFGR; from the coding sequence ATGACCACGACCATCGAAGTGCCCAAACGGGGCCTGCCTGTCACCATCATCACCGGCTTTTTGGGCAGTGGTAAAACCACCCTGCTCAACCATATCCTCAACAACCAAAAAGGGATGCGCACAGCGGTGCTGGTGAACGAGTTTGGTGAGATCAGCATTGATTCGGAACTGATTGTCTCCAGCGAAGAAGACTTAGTGGAACTGAATAACGGCTGTATTTGCTGTACGGTGCGCGGGGATATCGCTGAGAGTGTAGTGCGGTTAATGGAGCGCTCCGACAAGATCGACTACTTGGTGGTGGAAACAACAGGGCTGGCGGATCCCTTGCCGGTTGCCCTCACCTTCTTGGGGCCGGAACTGCGGGATCTAACCCGGCTGGACTCGATTGTCACCTTAGTGGATGCCACCAACTTTGCCCCCGATCTGTTTAACAGCGATGTTGCCTATAGCCAAATTGCCTACGGAGATGTGATCCTGCTCAACAAGACTGACTTGGTACAGGAGCCGGAATTACAGCGCCTAGAAGAACGGATCCGCGAGATCAAAGAGGATGCTCGCATTTTGCGCTCCACCAATAGTGCGGTGCCCTTGGAGTTGATTTTGGATACGGATCTGTTCCAGGCCAGTTCTCTGCCCCAGCAAGAAGATGCTCATGACCATCACGACCATGCTCATGAGCATGAGCATTGTGACCATCCTGACCACGATCACAGCCGTGACCACAGCCACGCTCATCATCACCACAACCACATCGAAGCTGAAGGCTTTAATTCCCTAGCCTTTGAGAGCGACCAGCCTTTTTCTCTGGATGCGTTCCAAAACTTCCTGAATGAGTTGCCGGATGCGGTGTTTCGGGCCAAGGGGGTGTTGTGGTTCAGCGAAAGTCCCGAGCGGCATATTTTTCACCTCAGCGGTCGGCGCTATACCTTGAGCAGCGATGAATGGCCACGTCAGCCCAAAAACCAGTTGGTACTGATCGGCCAGCACCTTGATACAGCCCAGTTGCGGGAGAAGTTGCAAGCTTGTATCGCTCGTCTGGTCACGAAGGGCAAGGGATTTGGTCGCTAA
- a CDS encoding ABC transporter permease — MLLLLANLIAVSLFLSCPWWVLKREFGGAGVLAGTFGVIDPQELGIPDSLAIGWIPWLSGAWVLLALCSSWALLIRERQLRARWLYSLGIGGLLLFGLGLLRFYGAIGAVNGVALAEGILPARLPLRRFSPSLACYASFAYALLLLLLGRLQLPGGKAFLVRWRQIVVPLSALGLAVAVGAVVVWILRPGLGASPDLTLFENLTTKLDLITYTFQLLFSPLTHLSGLFQSLLLATPLVFTGLAVAFGFQAGLFNIGAPGQLTMGAIATMLVGVYLSGPGWLTLPLSILAAAAGGALWGGIPGWLKARFGTHEVINTIMMNYIAASIFLFLISANQYRFFGYPVTLPFKAPGPEARSYEIRPESRLPTVLELLGLQGSGAGELSWAWPLALLAGVSFYLFWRRWPIQRRLIGSLAVGLLGYLLGGILPGWPVEVPAGLAVIRFNGAFLIALLAVAVVNFYLWRTIEGYELRAMGLSPKAAEYAGVNLGQKQILAMAVSGALAGLAATHYVLGAGIEEYRLKQSLPANVGFDGIAVALMGQNSPLGITLTALLFGVLLTGGLQLNLELGISRELVTTLQALIVLFIAAGGLLPTYFTDPLQAAQVEMDAQRALAPSGEKEEIPLGPSSGPPSTPQPQS, encoded by the coding sequence ATGCTGCTGTTGCTGGCCAATCTGATTGCTGTTTCACTGTTTTTGTCCTGCCCTTGGTGGGTTCTCAAACGGGAGTTTGGTGGGGCAGGGGTGCTGGCGGGCACTTTTGGGGTGATCGACCCGCAGGAACTGGGGATCCCAGACAGCTTGGCTATTGGTTGGATCCCTTGGTTGAGTGGGGCTTGGGTGCTGTTGGCTCTATGCTCCAGTTGGGCTCTGTTAATCCGGGAGCGGCAGTTGCGGGCCCGCTGGCTGTACAGCTTGGGAATAGGAGGGCTGCTGCTATTTGGGCTAGGTTTGCTGCGGTTTTATGGAGCGATTGGGGCGGTGAATGGGGTGGCCTTGGCGGAAGGGATCCTACCGGCTCGCTTGCCGTTACGACGGTTTAGCCCTTCTCTAGCCTGCTACGCCAGTTTTGCCTATGCTTTGCTGCTGTTGCTGTTGGGGCGGCTGCAATTGCCGGGAGGCAAGGCCTTTTTGGTGCGGTGGCGGCAGATCGTAGTACCCCTGAGTGCGTTGGGCTTGGCAGTGGCCGTAGGGGCGGTGGTGGTATGGATTTTGCGGCCTGGGTTGGGGGCTTCGCCAGATCTGACGCTCTTTGAGAACCTGACCACTAAGTTGGATTTGATCACCTACACGTTTCAGTTGTTGTTTAGCCCCCTCACCCATTTGTCCGGGTTGTTTCAAAGTTTGCTCTTGGCTACTCCTTTGGTTTTTACGGGGTTGGCGGTGGCTTTTGGTTTCCAGGCGGGCTTGTTCAATATCGGTGCCCCTGGGCAACTGACGATGGGGGCAATTGCCACGATGCTGGTGGGGGTATACCTGTCGGGGCCGGGTTGGTTGACTTTGCCGCTATCGATTTTGGCGGCGGCAGCGGGGGGGGCCCTGTGGGGCGGGATCCCTGGCTGGCTGAAGGCTCGCTTTGGCACCCACGAGGTGATCAACACAATCATGATGAATTACATCGCCGCCTCGATTTTTTTGTTTTTGATCTCCGCCAACCAATACCGGTTCTTTGGTTATCCCGTCACGTTGCCCTTCAAAGCCCCCGGCCCAGAAGCCCGCAGCTATGAAATTCGCCCCGAATCGCGGCTCCCAACGGTGCTGGAGTTACTGGGATTGCAGGGATCCGGTGCGGGAGAACTCTCCTGGGCTTGGCCCTTGGCTCTGTTGGCGGGGGTGAGCTTTTATCTGTTCTGGAGACGCTGGCCGATTCAACGGCGGTTGATCGGATCCCTGGCGGTTGGGTTGCTGGGGTATCTGCTGGGGGGGATCCTGCCCGGTTGGCCCGTAGAAGTCCCGGCGGGATTGGCGGTGATCCGTTTCAACGGGGCGTTTTTAATCGCCCTCTTGGCGGTGGCGGTGGTGAATTTTTACCTGTGGCGGACGATCGAGGGCTATGAGCTGCGGGCCATGGGCCTTTCCCCGAAGGCGGCGGAATATGCTGGGGTGAACCTGGGCCAAAAGCAGATCTTGGCCATGGCCGTTTCTGGAGCGCTGGCGGGGTTGGCGGCGACCCACTATGTTTTGGGAGCGGGCATTGAGGAATATCGCCTCAAACAGTCTCTGCCTGCCAATGTCGGTTTTGATGGCATTGCTGTGGCTCTGATGGGGCAAAACTCCCCCCTAGGCATTACCCTCACTGCCCTTTTGTTTGGGGTGCTGCTCACGGGCGGCTTACAACTGAATTTGGAACTGGGCATCAGCCGAGAATTGGTCACGACATTACAAGCCTTGATTGTCCTGTTCATCGCGGCCGGCGGATTGTTGCCCACCTATTTCACGGATCCCTTGCAGGCGGCTCAGGTGGAAATGGATGCGCAAAGAGCCCTTGCCCCCTCTGGCGAAAAAGAAGAGATCCCTTTAGGGCCGAGCTCTGGCCCACCTTCCACCCCACAACCGCAATCTTGA
- a CDS encoding antibiotic biosynthesis monooxygenase family protein codes for MSTSPVLEVAWLEITPGSEAVFEAAIVQAFVYLQQTDGYRQHQLQRCLEHPQHYLLLIQWGSLEAHLVNFRQSENFVQWRALIGPYFAQPPQVLHYQLLTRSP; via the coding sequence ATGAGCACTTCCCCCGTTCTTGAGGTGGCTTGGCTTGAAATTACCCCAGGCTCGGAAGCTGTTTTCGAAGCCGCGATTGTCCAGGCCTTTGTGTATCTGCAGCAAACCGATGGCTACCGACAGCACCAGCTGCAACGCTGTTTAGAGCACCCTCAGCACTACTTGCTGCTGATTCAGTGGGGATCCCTGGAGGCCCATCTGGTGAATTTCCGCCAATCGGAAAACTTCGTCCAATGGCGTGCCCTGATTGGCCCCTATTTTGCCCAGCCCCCGCAGGTACTGCATTATCAGTTGCTGACGAGATCCCCTTGA
- a CDS encoding ABC transporter permease, whose translation MATLFLALIPATLRSTTPLLLTALGGMYSERSGVVNIALEGIILFGALAAAVTTQQLEAPILAQTPAARVVWIPWVGLLAGALGGVAIAFVHALVCLHYKADQIVSGTAINLLALSVPSLVLQYFYGNTTNSQEIVNRLPLWNGFSPLVYLAFLLVPVSWWLLFKTPWGLRLRAVGEHPQAADTVGVDILRMRYGAVMLSGLLGGLAGAYLSIGFLNQFVRNMSAGKGFISLAAMIFGKWHPLGILGSTLLFGATDALAIQLQGGDVMPPVLIQALPFVLTMLVLSGMLSRIRQARPPAALGKVYHN comes from the coding sequence ATGGCTACCCTTTTTTTGGCCCTGATCCCGGCCACCCTTCGCTCCACAACCCCGCTTTTGCTCACCGCCCTGGGGGGGATGTACTCGGAGCGCAGCGGTGTGGTCAATATCGCCCTAGAAGGGATCATCTTGTTTGGGGCCTTGGCGGCGGCTGTTACCACCCAACAACTGGAGGCCCCCATCCTGGCGCAAACTCCAGCAGCACGAGTAGTGTGGATCCCTTGGGTGGGGCTGCTAGCAGGGGCCTTGGGCGGAGTAGCCATTGCTTTTGTTCATGCGCTGGTGTGTCTTCACTACAAAGCCGATCAGATTGTCAGCGGCACCGCTATTAACCTGTTGGCCTTGAGCGTCCCTTCACTGGTGCTGCAATATTTCTACGGCAACACCACCAACTCTCAAGAAATTGTCAATCGGCTGCCTCTGTGGAATGGCTTCAGCCCATTGGTGTATCTGGCCTTTCTGTTGGTACCGGTTTCTTGGTGGTTGCTGTTCAAAACCCCCTGGGGCCTGCGGCTACGGGCGGTGGGGGAACATCCGCAGGCTGCCGATACGGTGGGGGTGGATATCCTGCGCATGCGCTATGGGGCGGTAATGTTATCCGGTCTGTTGGGGGGCTTGGCGGGGGCTTATCTCTCGATTGGCTTTTTGAACCAGTTTGTCCGCAATATGTCGGCGGGGAAGGGCTTTATCTCTTTGGCCGCAATGATCTTTGGCAAATGGCATCCCCTTGGGATCCTGGGCTCAACGCTGCTGTTTGGAGCCACCGATGCTCTGGCGATTCAACTGCAGGGGGGGGATGTAATGCCGCCGGTTTTGATCCAGGCTTTGCCCTTTGTGTTGACGATGTTGGTTCTATCCGGAATGTTGAGTCGGATTCGTCAGGCCCGTCCGCCGGCAGCCCTGGGCAAGGTCTACCACAACTAA
- a CDS encoding helicase C-terminal domain-containing protein, whose product MIEVEVHQQLRQLLRQSPEALWPHQLTMARMVARGLRLGRSALIQVPSGGQHRLSYLLPALMWPNATLLCATASVQAQILGEEIPWLQHTLQLHKPVLQKDRWPAPDFQGLLLVDPLDWLQARLYSTSSGRVGQTEFLVPTGIPLIIDGAEDLEDWAYQALTVTLQATDWQQLRQIFPAQAEQISQVQVRLALQLLRRPLPRCLLQADELIHLEQVLSLVGHHSGWLPDPWEHLRQRIPSARERPWVWWAETDRETGSFTLHSSPSAPQEWLTSIWATQPVVIIGEALDLDRQAQTYRQRLGLPDLTPLRFLPSGEGWPRSTATVTAPLVELEPLQGLSLYLPRLPLPNSPLFQRHLLQELKHLVSQVNGFVVVLVSDQPLQAQVGTALAAEFGSRVRVNSALPADQGILVCDWHHWLQHKASLPCPVLLAIATLPFPSVEDPRVAGRVQHMQRTQQDWFRQYLLPVAAARLQRAVAPLRQGSESNLVAILDSRIIARSYGASLLNALGPSLRVEQRSQWFVSF is encoded by the coding sequence GTGATCGAGGTCGAAGTTCATCAACAGTTGCGGCAGCTTTTGCGGCAATCCCCTGAAGCCCTATGGCCTCATCAATTGACGATGGCTCGTATGGTGGCGCGGGGGTTGCGGCTAGGTCGTAGTGCTTTGATCCAGGTGCCCAGCGGCGGCCAACACCGTCTTAGCTACTTGCTCCCTGCTTTGATGTGGCCGAATGCCACCCTCCTCTGTGCCACTGCCTCTGTACAGGCTCAAATCCTTGGAGAAGAAATTCCTTGGTTACAACACACTCTGCAACTGCACAAACCAGTTTTACAAAAGGACCGTTGGCCAGCCCCCGATTTTCAGGGGTTGCTGCTGGTGGATCCCTTGGATTGGCTGCAAGCGCGCCTCTACTCAACTTCTTCCGGTCGCGTTGGCCAGACAGAGTTCTTGGTGCCGACTGGGATCCCTTTAATCATTGATGGGGCGGAAGATCTAGAAGATTGGGCCTACCAAGCTTTGACGGTCACCCTTCAAGCAACCGATTGGCAACAACTCCGACAAATTTTCCCTGCTCAGGCTGAACAGATCTCTCAGGTACAGGTGAGATTGGCTCTGCAACTGTTGCGGCGACCGCTTCCCCGCTGCTTGTTGCAAGCAGATGAACTTATCCATTTAGAACAGGTGCTGTCTTTGGTCGGACATCACTCGGGTTGGCTACCGGATCCCTGGGAACACCTCCGCCAACGGATCCCTAGCGCACGGGAGCGCCCCTGGGTATGGTGGGCCGAAACGGATCGTGAAACCGGTAGCTTTACTCTCCACAGCAGCCCATCTGCTCCTCAAGAGTGGCTGACTTCCATCTGGGCAACTCAGCCGGTGGTGATCATTGGAGAAGCCCTGGATTTGGATCGTCAGGCCCAAACCTATCGGCAACGCCTGGGTTTGCCGGATCTCACCCCGCTGCGGTTCCTGCCTTCTGGAGAGGGATGGCCTCGTTCTACTGCTACTGTGACCGCTCCTTTGGTGGAGTTGGAACCTTTACAAGGCCTTTCCCTCTATTTGCCGCGGCTGCCTTTGCCCAATAGCCCGCTCTTTCAACGTCACCTGCTGCAAGAGCTCAAGCACTTGGTCTCCCAAGTGAATGGGTTTGTTGTGGTGTTGGTATCAGATCAGCCTCTACAAGCCCAGGTGGGTACTGCTTTGGCCGCAGAGTTTGGCTCGCGGGTACGGGTCAACAGTGCCTTGCCTGCTGACCAAGGCATTTTGGTGTGTGATTGGCACCACTGGCTTCAACACAAAGCAAGCCTTCCTTGCCCGGTGCTGTTGGCCATTGCCACCTTACCGTTCCCGTCTGTGGAAGATCCGCGGGTGGCAGGGCGAGTTCAGCACATGCAGCGTACTCAGCAGGATTGGTTTCGTCAGTATCTTTTGCCGGTGGCTGCTGCCCGACTGCAACGCGCCGTTGCTCCCTTGCGTCAAGGCTCTGAATCGAATTTGGTGGCCATTTTGGATAGCCGCATCATTGCCCGTAGCTATGGTGCTTCCCTCTTAAATGCTCTGGGGCCAAGCTTACGGGTTGAGCAGCGCAGCCAATGGTTCGTCTCCTTCTAG
- the ygfZ gene encoding CAF17-like 4Fe-4S cluster assembly/insertion protein YgfZ, with protein sequence MSFLSAIHIAQQREDGVGSLLFDRSEWGRLHMKGSPGLEYLHNQSTQDLTALRPGQGAETVFVTPTAGILDLTAVYVGEEECWVWTSPQRRGPLMQSLGRMLPFVRGAQLSDETEQTFGFGLLGSASEAVLQSLIGSEQIPAEPHEHRQVEIQGIRIHLARGTGLTWPGFTLWGELSQKVPLQEYLLQAGAELGGAELWEELRLEAGRPAADRELTTDYNPLEAGLWRAISLSKGCYIGQEVLAKQVTYKRIRQTLWGIHLSGVAEPGSEIWHEEDKIGSLTSVGLTSKGYLGLGYIRTKFEPKEGLEVQVSSVPGRLARLSFLSFPPI encoded by the coding sequence ATGTCTTTTCTTTCGGCCATACACATTGCACAGCAAAGAGAGGATGGGGTCGGATCCCTGTTGTTTGACCGTTCTGAGTGGGGTCGCCTGCACATGAAGGGATCCCCGGGGTTGGAATACCTGCACAACCAGAGCACGCAAGATCTCACAGCCCTCAGACCCGGACAGGGAGCAGAGACAGTCTTTGTCACCCCCACGGCAGGGATCCTGGATTTGACCGCGGTGTATGTGGGAGAAGAGGAATGCTGGGTCTGGACTTCCCCTCAGCGACGCGGCCCTCTGATGCAAAGCTTGGGGCGGATGTTACCGTTCGTTAGGGGAGCACAGCTATCGGATGAGACCGAACAGACCTTTGGGTTCGGGTTGCTGGGCAGCGCCAGTGAGGCAGTATTACAAAGCTTGATCGGTTCGGAGCAGATCCCGGCAGAACCACATGAACACCGACAGGTGGAGATCCAGGGGATCCGGATTCACCTTGCGCGCGGGACGGGCCTGACGTGGCCAGGCTTTACGCTTTGGGGCGAACTGAGCCAGAAAGTGCCACTTCAGGAGTATTTGCTGCAAGCTGGGGCCGAACTGGGCGGAGCTGAGCTGTGGGAAGAATTACGCCTTGAAGCTGGCCGCCCAGCCGCAGACCGAGAACTCACCACCGATTACAACCCCCTTGAAGCTGGACTTTGGCGAGCTATTTCTCTTTCGAAAGGCTGCTACATCGGCCAGGAAGTACTGGCCAAACAAGTTACTTACAAGCGGATTCGACAAACTCTTTGGGGCATCCATTTGAGTGGAGTGGCTGAACCTGGGTCGGAAATCTGGCATGAAGAGGATAAGATTGGCTCTTTGACCAGTGTGGGCTTAACCTCAAAAGGCTACTTGGGTTTGGGCTACATTCGCACAAAGTTTGAGCCGAAAGAGGGCTTAGAAGTTCAGGTCAGCTCTGTGCCAGGTCGATTAGCCCGACTGTCATTCCTGAGCTTTCCCCCAATATGA
- a CDS encoding DUF3326 domain-containing protein, giving the protein MKPYTTLLLIPTGIGACIGGFAGDALPIARTLAAAVERLITHPNVLNGASLFWPMGNVLYVEGYGLDQFCAGRWHLRPVRQNRVGVVLDAGIPADLQQRQLHVIQAAQATLGLDVGPWRITSQPLGISLSHSPSGASQGSLAHPDALLEAAQDLLNSGAEAIAVVARFPDNLDFSQYEQGVGVDPLAGVEAILSHLVVRQLRIPCAHAPAFYAETDPKPVHPRAAAEEVGFTFLPSVLAGLSYAPQFVPHPAQPGDIQAKQVDSVIAPATAFGGPGMLHLASRSKPPLLIAVRDNTTVMRVHPGQLGIPYVEVSSYLEAIGAIVAHRAGVSLPSVWPQR; this is encoded by the coding sequence GTGAAACCCTACACCACCCTGCTGTTGATTCCCACCGGTATTGGGGCGTGTATTGGCGGTTTTGCCGGAGATGCCCTACCCATCGCCCGTACTTTGGCGGCGGCTGTGGAGCGGCTGATTACCCATCCGAATGTGTTGAACGGGGCTAGCTTGTTTTGGCCGATGGGCAATGTGCTCTATGTGGAAGGGTATGGCCTGGATCAGTTTTGTGCCGGCAGGTGGCATTTGCGGCCTGTGCGCCAAAACCGTGTCGGGGTGGTGTTGGATGCGGGGATCCCAGCCGATTTGCAACAACGACAACTTCATGTCATCCAGGCAGCCCAAGCCACCCTGGGGTTAGATGTTGGCCCCTGGCGCATAACCTCTCAACCTTTGGGCATTTCCCTCAGCCATTCCCCCTCTGGAGCTAGTCAAGGATCCCTGGCTCATCCGGATGCGCTTTTAGAAGCCGCCCAAGATCTGTTGAACTCCGGGGCAGAGGCAATTGCGGTGGTGGCGCGCTTCCCGGACAATCTCGACTTCAGCCAATACGAACAGGGAGTGGGGGTCGATCCACTAGCGGGTGTGGAGGCGATCTTGAGTCATTTGGTGGTGCGGCAGTTGCGGATCCCTTGTGCTCATGCCCCGGCTTTTTATGCCGAAACCGACCCAAAACCTGTCCATCCCCGTGCGGCGGCTGAAGAGGTGGGGTTTACTTTTTTGCCGTCGGTTTTGGCGGGGTTGAGTTATGCGCCGCAGTTCGTTCCCCATCCTGCCCAACCCGGAGATATTCAGGCCAAGCAGGTGGATAGCGTCATAGCACCAGCGACTGCGTTTGGGGGGCCGGGGATGTTGCATTTGGCCAGCCGCTCCAAGCCCCCCTTGTTAATTGCCGTGCGGGACAATACCACCGTGATGCGAGTCCATCCAGGCCAGCTAGGGATCCCTTATGTGGAGGTCAGTTCCTATCTGGAGGCCATTGGTGCGATCGTGGCTCACCGGGCCGGGGTGTCGTTGCCGTCAGTTTGGCCGCAAAGGTGA
- a CDS encoding metallophosphoesterase family protein, which produces MATERIRFAQVSDIHLMPETGCRCWWMSDSPRRQLEAAIAHLNQVPDLRFVVLTGDLVDQADPVSFQCFQEILSELRMPYYLSLGNHDIDTLGRKGRFNREQFIRWCQDQFPLSPAPTGYVDYSLSPLPGIRLIALDASLGRFPLPQGMLRPAQLHWLSEHLQSVPEEWLILLIHQPPFTSARQMDSVLFRKYRVLTEQALALHEILASHGRVVAVLSGHLHVPKVYVRDGIPYMTAPPLVGPISALRVFELEVNPRRGVLRYQWVNLLELDPSPLWHGLVMGIRRDRWGQIPLKGSQSLPLPVAIR; this is translated from the coding sequence ATGGCAACCGAACGGATTCGCTTTGCACAGGTCTCGGACATTCATCTGATGCCGGAGACGGGGTGCCGCTGTTGGTGGATGTCGGACTCCCCCCGTCGCCAGTTGGAAGCAGCCATCGCCCACCTCAACCAAGTGCCGGATCTGCGCTTTGTGGTTTTGACTGGGGACTTGGTGGATCAAGCGGATCCCGTCAGTTTTCAGTGCTTTCAAGAGATCCTCTCCGAGCTGCGGATGCCCTACTACCTCAGCCTTGGCAACCACGATATTGACACGCTAGGGCGAAAGGGGCGCTTCAACCGAGAGCAGTTCATCCGTTGGTGCCAAGACCAATTTCCGCTGTCACCGGCCCCAACCGGCTACGTGGATTACAGCCTTTCCCCTCTGCCTGGGATCCGGTTGATCGCTCTCGATGCCAGCTTGGGGCGCTTCCCGTTGCCTCAAGGGATGTTGCGCCCAGCCCAACTGCACTGGCTATCAGAACATTTGCAATCCGTGCCGGAGGAATGGCTGATCCTGCTCATTCATCAGCCCCCCTTTACCTCCGCTAGACAGATGGACTCGGTATTGTTCCGCAAGTATCGAGTCTTAACCGAGCAAGCCCTAGCCCTACACGAGATCCTGGCCAGCCATGGCCGCGTGGTTGCGGTGTTGAGTGGGCATCTGCATGTGCCGAAGGTGTACGTACGAGACGGGATCCCCTACATGACTGCCCCCCCTTTGGTCGGGCCTATCTCGGCTTTGCGGGTGTTCGAGTTGGAGGTGAATCCGCGACGAGGGGTGTTGCGCTACCAGTGGGTCAACTTGCTGGAGCTGGATCCCAGCCCCCTTTGGCATGGCTTAGTGATGGGGATCCGGCGGGATCGCTGGGGGCAAATTCCGCTTAAAGGATCCCAATCGCTACCCCTACCTGTTGCTATCCGCTAA
- a CDS encoding metallophosphoesterase family protein, producing the protein MNPVQMRFGVVSDPHIALPSTIWDHPSRFHLVEVSIPALEQVLQHFAQLDLDFLLLPGDLTQHGEPENHAWLAERLAQLPFPAYVVPGNHDVPQLQADGRSIGLADFPRYYRAFGYEDGQVLDYSRVLLPGVRLIGLNSNHFDAQGDLVGGLQAEQLTWLEQELAAAEEALVLLMVHHNVVEHLRGQSLHSWGRRYMLRNASRLRRLLQTYGLQLVFTGHLHIQHIARRGDVYDITTGSLVSFPHPYRVIHIQSDPEAGIQVNIESYQVGSLPDWPHLQEFSREWMGQRSQPVMVKFLTSSPLHLPLEQAEALAPQLRYFWAGVAAGDPELHFPQFPQPVGRFLERISHSFRCPPDNRAQLRLQPRRKLNRV; encoded by the coding sequence ATGAACCCTGTGCAAATGCGCTTTGGGGTGGTGAGTGACCCCCACATTGCCCTCCCCTCCACCATTTGGGATCATCCCAGCCGCTTTCATCTGGTGGAAGTGAGTATCCCGGCCTTGGAGCAGGTATTGCAGCACTTCGCGCAGTTGGATCTGGATTTTCTTCTGTTACCTGGGGATCTCACCCAGCACGGGGAGCCTGAAAACCATGCGTGGCTAGCAGAGCGCTTGGCCCAGCTCCCTTTTCCTGCTTATGTGGTGCCAGGCAACCATGATGTACCCCAACTCCAGGCAGATGGCCGTTCCATTGGTCTGGCGGATTTTCCACGCTATTACCGAGCCTTTGGCTATGAAGATGGGCAAGTGTTGGACTACAGTCGCGTGTTGCTGCCAGGGGTGCGTTTGATTGGACTCAATTCCAATCATTTTGATGCCCAAGGTGACTTGGTCGGCGGCTTGCAAGCGGAGCAACTGACTTGGTTGGAACAGGAATTGGCGGCAGCGGAGGAAGCACTGGTGCTGCTGATGGTGCATCACAATGTGGTGGAGCATTTGCGGGGGCAATCCTTACACAGTTGGGGGCGCCGCTACATGCTCCGGAATGCCTCCCGGTTGCGGCGGCTGTTGCAGACCTATGGGCTACAGTTGGTATTTACAGGGCATTTGCACATTCAGCACATTGCCCGTCGGGGCGACGTATACGACATCACTACCGGCTCTTTGGTCAGTTTTCCCCATCCCTACCGAGTCATCCATATCCAGTCTGATCCTGAAGCAGGGATCCAGGTCAATATCGAAAGTTATCAAGTGGGATCCCTTCCCGATTGGCCCCATCTCCAGGAGTTCTCGCGGGAGTGGATGGGTCAGCGTAGCCAACCCGTGATGGTGAAATTTCTCACTTCTTCCCCTTTGCATTTGCCGCTTGAGCAAGCAGAAGCCTTGGCTCCCCAATTGCGGTATTTCTGGGCTGGAGTGGCGGCAGGGGATCCGGAGCTGCATTTTCCTCAGTTTCCGCAGCCTGTGGGCCGTTTTTTAGAGCGCATCAGCCATTCGTTTCGCTGTCCACCGGATAACCGTGCCCAACTGCGCCTGCAACCTCGTCGCAAGCTCAATCGCGTGTGA
- a CDS encoding phosphoadenylyl-sulfate reductase, with protein sequence MTATLSSSSRWEMAAQALQEQYQPQVVSLSEQFEPLDATALLSWAEREFGDGLLLACSFGPEDVVLIDLLTAIRPRARAFFLDTDFHFPETLQLREQILARYPQLQLESLKPLLTPEQQVAQYKPELYRSNPDLCCGIRKVEPLNRALVSCTTWITGMRREQSPTRADIGKVQWDGKRNRLKLNPLADWTETQVWDYIRAHGIPYNPLHDRNYPSIGCIHCTAPVAPGADPRSGRWQGKAKTECGLHT encoded by the coding sequence ATGACAGCAACCCTTTCTTCCTCAAGCCGCTGGGAAATGGCGGCCCAAGCGCTGCAAGAACAGTATCAACCCCAAGTTGTGTCTTTAAGCGAACAGTTCGAGCCTCTGGATGCAACCGCCCTACTGAGCTGGGCGGAGCGGGAGTTTGGGGATGGGTTGTTGCTGGCCTGTAGCTTTGGCCCGGAAGATGTGGTGCTGATCGATCTGCTCACCGCTATTCGCCCTCGGGCCCGCGCCTTTTTCCTGGATACAGATTTTCATTTCCCGGAAACGCTGCAACTGCGGGAACAAATTTTGGCCCGCTACCCGCAACTGCAACTGGAGAGCCTGAAACCCTTGCTCACCCCCGAACAGCAGGTAGCTCAATATAAGCCAGAGCTGTACCGCTCTAACCCCGACCTCTGCTGCGGCATTCGCAAAGTGGAACCTTTGAATCGTGCTTTGGTCAGTTGTACCACCTGGATCACGGGTATGCGTCGGGAACAATCCCCTACCCGCGCCGATATTGGCAAGGTGCAATGGGATGGCAAACGGAACCGCCTTAAGCTCAACCCTCTCGCCGACTGGACGGAAACCCAAGTGTGGGACTACATTCGTGCCCACGGGATCCCCTACAACCCCTTGCACGACCGCAACTACCCCAGCATCGGCTGTATTCACTGCACCGCTCCTGTTGCTCCGGGTGCAGATCCCCGTTCAGGCCGCTGGCAGGGCAAGGCCAAAACCGAGTGCGGTCTGCACACCTGA